The Candidatus Auribacterota bacterium nucleotide sequence TTTTCTTCCGAAGAGAGTATAATCTTGAATGGGCTTGTTCTGGGCACAATACGCCTCCTTCTTTGTCTTCGTATTGTGCCGCATCCGTTCTTGAAAAGCAATATTTATATGTCATCATATTTATGATACTGTGTACTTAGTAAATCCCAAATCCAAAATCCCAAATCCCAATAGCTATTCCATCGGCGACGTGAGACTTTGATTTATTTCCTTATACCTTCAACTTTGGGCTGCACTTATGCTGCTTCTATGAGTATGTAGTCCTTCACTTCCTTCACCACGCCGCTGATGCTGGCGTGGTGCCGCGCCCCCAGCTCCCCCTCGGGGATCTCACCGATGAGCTGACCCTTCTTCACCCGCTGCCCCACCTTGACGCAGGGGACGGCGGGAGCCCCCACATTCTGCTTGAGGGGGATGCGCACCCTTCTTGGATCAACCATCTTCTCGACAAAGGGGGTCTCCCGCTGGTACGGCGCGAGCCCCAGGTGGTGCACGAGACGGCTCGTGGGAATACGGGCGCTCGCGCGCAGCATTCTCGGCTGGGGGGACTCGCTCTTCTTCCGCGCCTCCCACCCGAGCGCCTTGAGATTCCTCTTTATGTTGCCGTTGATGCGCGCGATAGGGAGCTCCATGGGGCAGATGTAAAGTCCGCAGAGCTCGCACTCGCAGCAGAGGTGGGCGGAGGTCGTGCCCCCCTCCTCTGCAAACGGCAGGCCGAAGAGCACGGAGCGCATGATCAGGTGCGGGTAGAGCGCGTGCCCCAGCTGATAGCGGGGGCAGATGAGCGTGCAAAGGGTGCACTGGCAGCAGAACTCCCTTGTCACGTGCAGGCTCCTCGTGAAGTGAACCGCCCGCCTTCGCACAAGCTTGTGGTCCGCCGGGAGGAGGACAAGGGCTCCCGTCGTCTTCGTGAGCGGCTGGGCAATATCGTAGGAGAGTTTCCCCATCATCAGCCCGCCGGTCATGAGGGCGAATTCCTCTGTTTCTGGCCCGCCGGCGCGCTCGATCAGATCGGCAAGGCTCGTCCCGATGGGCGCCTGGAGCGTGACCGGATTACGCACGGCGCCGGTGACGGTGACGTAGCGGTGCGTGACCGGGTGGCCCTGGTCCGCGTCAGCGATATTCTTGAATGTCTCCACGTTGCTGTTGAGCACGCCGACATCGAGCGGGAGGCCTGATTCTGGAATGACGCGCCCCGTCGCATCGTAGACGAGCACGAACTCGTCCCCCGCCGGGTAGCTGTTCTCGAGGAAGAAGAGGCGGATGTGATCCTTTTTCTTGAGC carries:
- a CDS encoding SLBB domain-containing protein — protein: MAATLVDKVKKAGVVGAGGAGFPTWKKIDARVDYVVANGAECEPLLHNDQYLMSREAAGVVRGVELVMKSTGAKSGIIALKEKYTDAVPALRQALKKKDHIRLFFLENSYPAGDEFVLVYDATGRVIPESGLPLDVGVLNSNVETFKNIADADQGHPVTHRYVTVTGAVRNPVTLQAPIGTSLADLIERAGGPETEEFALMTGGLMMGKLSYDIAQPLTKTTGALVLLPADHKLVRRRAVHFTRSLHVTREFCCQCTLCTLICPRYQLGHALYPHLIMRSVLFGLPFAEEGGTTSAHLCCECELCGLYICPMELPIARINGNIKRNLKALGWEARKKSESPQPRMLRASARIPTSRLVHHLGLAPYQRETPFVEKMVDPRRVRIPLKQNVGAPAVPCVKVGQRVKKGQLIGEIPEGELGARHHASISGVVKEVKDYILIEAA